From one Cydia strobilella chromosome 24, ilCydStro3.1, whole genome shotgun sequence genomic stretch:
- the LOC134752366 gene encoding histone H2A, translating into MSGRGKGGKVKGKAKSRSNRAGLQFPVGRIHRLLRKGNYAERVGAGAPVYLAAVMEYLAAEVLELAGNAARDNKKTRIIPRHLQLAIRNDEELNKLLSGVTIAQGGVLPNIQAVLLPKKTEKKA; encoded by the coding sequence ATGTCTGGACGCGGTAAAGGTGGCAAGGTTAAGGGAAAGGCAAAGTCCCGTTCTAACCGTGCCGGACTTCAGTTCCCCGTCGGTCGTATCCACAGGCTTCTACGCAAGGGCAACTACGCCGAGCGCGTCGGTGCCGGTGCCCCGGTGTACCTAGCCGCCGTCATGGAGTACCTGGCCGCTGAGGTTCTCGAGTTGGCAGGCAACGCCGCTCGCGACAACAAGAAGACCAGGATCATCCCTAGGCATCTCCAGCTGGCGATCCGCAACGACGAGGAGTTGAACAAGCTCCTCTCCGGTGTGACCATCGCCCAGGGTGGTGTGCTGCCTAACATTCAGGCCGTGCTCCTGCCCAAGAAGACCGAGAAGAAGGCTTAA